The sequence below is a genomic window from Chryseobacterium foetidum.
CTGAAATTCGATAAACTCTACGAAAGTGCAACAGTGATTGTCAACGGAAAAGAGGCTGGAATTGTCTGGAGCAACCCGTTTGAAATCAACGTCGGAAAATATCTTAAAAAAGGGAAAAATACAATTCAAATCGAAGTCAGTAATCTGATGGCCAACCGAATCCGCTATATGGACCAAAATAAAATTGAATGGCGAAATTATCACGAAATCAACTTTGTGAACATTAACTACAAGCCTTTCGATGCATCTAACTGGAAAGTTCAGCCTTCCGGTATGGATGGCGAAATTCAATTAATTCCAATTCATTATTCAAAATAAAAATTAATTATGACTAAAAATATCATAAAAACAATCGCTTTAGGAACTTTGCTGACCTTCAGTTTTTCCAATGCCCAGCAGAAACCGAAAGTCGTTTTAGACAACTTTTTCAACAACGAAAAAAAGGAAAATAAAGAAACCAAAGCTCTGGAATCGTGGCATTACACGTGGAACGACACTTCCAACGGCGGATTCTCTTTGCTGGGAGAAATCTTCCAGAAACAAGGCGCAGAAATCGGCACTTTAACTACAGCTCCTTCAAAAAAAGATTTGAAAAACGCCAATATTTACATCATCGTCGATGCTGATATCGACAAAGAAGCGTACGGTGGAAAAGCCAATCTGATTGACCCGACCAGCATCAAAAACCTGAAAGAATGGGTGAAAAAAGGTGGCGTTTTGGTTTTGATGAGCAACGATAAAGGAAATTCTGAGTTTGAACATTTCAACAAACTTGCCGGAGAATTTGGCATTTATTTCAATGAAGACAGTTACAACCGCGTTCAGAAAAGAGAATTTGAGCAGGGAAAAGTGATGGTTCCGGCAGGCAATGAAATTTTCTCCGAACAGAAATTATATATGAAAGAAGTGGCGACGGTTTCCGTGAAAAGTCCGGCGAAAGAATTGCTGTCTGCGGAAGGCAAAAACATTGCAGCTATTGCGAAATTCGGCAAAGGAACTGTTTTCGCATTAGGCGACCCATGGTGCTACAACGAGTACATCGACGGCAAAAAACTTCCCGCAGATTTCACAAATTATCAAGGAACTGAAGAGTGGGTAAAGTGGCTTTTGAAGCAAACTTCGAAGAAATAATTTTTGTAAAGTGCAATCGGTTGAAGCAGTTCCGTAAATTTTATTTGGGCAGCTTAATCCGCCTTCCACTCCCGCTTTTTTGCTCGTCGTTCCTCCTCACAAAAAGAGCTCCGTTCAAGTCGGGCTGCGAGCGATTCAACGTTTTAAATTGCTTTTAAATTTTAAAAAGCCCTGCAATGGCATAATCAATAGCTTTTGTGTAGTCTAACGATAAGAACAACAGATGTGAACTAGCCCTGAAAAGGGCAATATCAATAGCAT
It includes:
- a CDS encoding lacto-N-biose phosphorylase central domain-containing protein; the protein is MTKNIIKTIALGTLLTFSFSNAQQKPKVVLDNFFNNEKKENKETKALESWHYTWNDTSNGGFSLLGEIFQKQGAEIGTLTTAPSKKDLKNANIYIIVDADIDKEAYGGKANLIDPTSIKNLKEWVKKGGVLVLMSNDKGNSEFEHFNKLAGEFGIYFNEDSYNRVQKREFEQGKVMVPAGNEIFSEQKLYMKEVATVSVKSPAKELLSAEGKNIAAIAKFGKGTVFALGDPWCYNEYIDGKKLPADFTNYQGTEEWVKWLLKQTSKK